The segment ATCGAATTCGATCATTACTTCGCGAAAGAGCTTCAGGAGCTTAAGAGCCTCGCGCAGGAAGGTCTGGTGGTGATGGATACCTGGAACATTCGCCTGACCAACCCCTTGGGGCTGCTTCTGCGGCGGGTGGTGGCAGCCATGTTTGACGCCTATCAACCCTTCGGCCGCGGCTCACAGGTGGGGTGAGTACTGAAAGCGCCAGGGTCGATCCACATTCTTGGTGATGCCGACCCTGGGGCCTTTTTGAACTTTCGTAACGCGCTGCACCGCTGGTCCCAGCTGCAGCTCGGCTGATTCATCCGGATATATCCCATTCAAACTGAGATTGATGGCCATCGCCTGGGCGAGTTTTCCCGGGCCGTTGCAGAGTCCACGCAGGGGCTTGGGCTCGGGCCACTTCCTGAGTTCCCGCATGACATCGACGCCCCACAGAGGTTCGATGCTGCGGATCAGGACGGCTTCGCCGAGGCCTTCCGCGCCGCTGCTGATGTTCAGGCAGAAGTGGATGCCGTAGATCCGATAGACATAGAGCGTGCCTGGTTTTTGAAACATCGCGGCATTGCGGAGCGTTTGCCCGCGGAAGCTGTGGCTGGCTTCATCGTCTTCGGTATAGGCTTCGGTTTCGGTGATGATGCCGCCGACCCAGCTGTCGCCGATGCGGCGGATCAGGCTGCAGCCGAGAAGCGCGATGG is part of the Oligoflexus sp. genome and harbors:
- a CDS encoding DNA-3-methyladenine glycosylase codes for the protein MKVPASPVPSSTPLPSSTPLPSSSPLPSSTPLPSSSPLPSSFYERPAPKLAIALLGCSLIRRIGDSWVGGIITETEAYTEDDEASHSFRGQTLRNAAMFQKPGTLYVYRIYGIHFCLNISSGAEGLGEAVLIRSIEPLWGVDVMRELRKWPEPKPLRGLCNGPGKLAQAMAINLSLNGIYPDESAELQLGPAVQRVTKVQKGPRVGITKNVDRPWRFQYSPHL